A stretch of the Zonotrichia albicollis isolate bZonAlb1 chromosome 31, bZonAlb1.hap1, whole genome shotgun sequence genome encodes the following:
- the LOC141725869 gene encoding uncharacterized protein LOC141725869: MEEEEKPQMYLMKRGSKPCPGSSGEERGPVSQECILRSSQSSELVKKPHVREKPHRCLECGKCFSWSSTLRQHQVIHTGERPFECEECGRSFSHNSVLIQHQRIHTGEKPFECGECGKSFRQRGQLIRHQVIHTGEKPYECGECGMSFRQKGYLVQHHMIHTGEKPFEYGECGKSFRGSSALIRHQVIHTGERPYSCLECGKSYGWNSDLRKHQRTHTGERPYECPECGKRFHRSCHLLKHERIHTEERPFRCPDCGKGFKQNCKLTIHRHIHTGERPYECWECGMRFSQSSHLTEHQRRRH; encoded by the coding sequence atggaggaggaggaaaagccccaaatGTACCTCATGAAGAGGGGCAGCAaaccctgcccagggagctctggggaggAAAGAGGCCCCGTGAGCCAGGAATGCATCCTGCGatccagccagagctcagagctggtgaagAAGCCTCATGTCAGGGAGAAGCCACACAGatgcttggaatgtgggaagtGTTTCAGCTGGAGCTCCACCCTGAGGCAGCACCAggtgatccacactggggagaggccatTTGAGTGTGAGGAGTGTGGGAGGAGTTTCAGCCACAACTCCGTCCtgatccagcaccagaggatccacaccggggagaaaccctttgagtgtggggaatgtgggaagagcttcaggcagagggGCCAACTGATCCGGCACCAggtgatccacactggggaaaagccctatgagtgtggggaatgtgggatgaGCTTCAGGCAGAAGGGCTACCTGGTGCAGCACCacatgatccacactggggagaagccctttGAGTacggggaatgtgggaagagcttcagaggAAGCTCGGCGCTGATTCGGCACCAGGTGATCCACACAGGGGAACGGCCCTACAgctgcttggaatgtgggaagagctatGGGTGGAACTCTGACCTGAGAAAACACCAGCgcacccacactggggagaggccctacgagtgtcctgagtgtgggaagaggtttcacagGAGCTGCCATCTCCTCAAacatgagcggattcacaccgaggagaggccgttccgctgccccgactgcgggaagggcttcaagcaaaactGCAAACTCACCATCCACCGGcacatccacaccggggagaggccctacgagtgttgGGAGTGTGGGATGAGAttctcacagagctctcacttgacagaacaccaacggaggcgccactga
- the LOC141725730 gene encoding serine/threonine-protein kinase PAK 3-like has translation MRMLRPFEGTVGAENVVRALRLTAEGPFLQSLQGQMSLAVCPVSSPQLAEQWAVGMALAELWCPIPRQLGPARLCCSTKTRSVFAVASWHRLLQLKAAMSLQVAIKKMSLRGQNRERAVNETLLLKDKKNPNIVKFLDSFLVDGDLWLVMEYMDGGTLQDVVRQTRMAEGEMAAVSRECLQGLDFLHSNRVIHRDLKSSNILLGMDGSVRLADFGLCAQLSPEQDQCSSMVGTAHWMAPEVVTRSPYGPKVDIWAFGIVTIEMVEGEPPYFRETGAMVRGKFCSGCRGL, from the exons atgagAATGTTGAGGCCATTTGAGGGGACTGTAGGTGCAGAGAATGTTGTTAGAGCTTTGAGGCTGACAGCTGAGGGACCATTTCTGCAGAGCTTGCAAGGCCAAATGTCTCTGGCCGTGTGTCCTGTAagcagcccccagctggcagagcaaTGGGCTGTGGGAATGGCCCTTGCTGAGCTCTGGTGTCCCATCCCAAGGCAGTTGGGCCCAGCCCGGCTCTGTTGCTCCACAAAGACTCGCTCcgtgtttgctgtggcctcctggcacagactCCTGCAGTTAAAGGCTGCAATGTCCCTTCAGGTGGCCATCAAGAAAATGAGTCTCAGAGGGCAGAACAGGGAACGAGCTGTGAATGAGACCCTGCTCCTGAAGGACAAGAAGAACCCCAACATTGTCAAATTTCTGGACAG CTTCCTTGTTGATGGAGATCTCTGGCTGGTGATGGAATACATGGATGGAGGAACTTTGCAGGACGTTGTCAGACAGACACGCATGGCTGAAGGAGAGATGGCAGCTGTCAGTCGGGAG tgtctgcagggcctggatttCCTCCATTCCAACCGGGTGATCCACAGGGATCTGAAGAGCTCCAACATCCTCCTGGGCATGGAcggctctgtcaggctgg ctgattttggcctctgcgctcagctcagccctgagcaggaccagtgcagctccatggtgggcactgctcactGGATGGCCCCAGAAGTTGTGACCAGATCTCCTTATGGCCCCAAGGTGGACATCTGGGCCTTTGGCATTGTGACCATCGAGATGGTGGAAGGAGAACCTCCTTACTTCAGGGAAACGGGGGCCATGGTAAGAGGCAaattctgcagtggctgcagaggcctgtga